Genomic DNA from Falsibacillus albus:
CAGGATCTACCATTCCATCATCGGTTTTCCTAGGCTGTGGAGATGGCGCGAATTGCAAATAGGTTTCCAAAAAGGTTTGCACGCCAAAGTTTGTCAATGCACTCCCAAAAAATACTGGAGATAGTGTTCCGTCCGCAATTCTTTCTCTTGAGAATTCATTTCCAGCTTCATTAAGCAAAAGGACTTCTTCCAATGCCTGCTCATAAATGGAAGATTCTTTCATTGGGTGATCGACGGCAAGCCCCCCATCCGCATCCAGCGGCAAGAAACGCTCAGATTCATCTGTCCTGAACTGCTCGATTCGATTGTAGAATCGGTCATAGATCCCTAGAAATTCTTTCCCCATGCCTATCGGCCAATTCATTGGATATGATTCGATGCCCAGTACTTCCTCCAGTTCTGCTAGAAGCTCCAGGGGCATTTTGCCTTGACGGTCCATTTTATTGATAAAGGTGAAGATGGGGATGCCTCTCATGCGGCACACTTTGAAAAGTTTGATGGTCTGGTCCTCGATCCCTTTTGCCGAATCGATGATCATGACAGCACTGTCAACGGCCATCAGTGTACGATATGTATCTTCACTGAAATCCTGATGTCCTGGAGTGTCAAGAATGTTGACACGATACCCATCGTATTCAAATTGCATAACTGAAGAAGTTACAGAAATCCCTCTCTGCTTTTCAATTTCCATCCAATCGGATGTCGCAAACTTTCCAGTCTTCTTCCCTTTTACGGTTCCTGCTGCCCGGATGGCGCCTCCAAATAGGAGCAGCTGCTCGGTTAAAGTTGTTTTCCCTGCATCCGGATGGGAAATAATGGCGAAAGTCTTTCGTGATTTTACTTCTTCTACAAATGATAATGTCATTGTTGTGTTCCTTTCTAACATAGGTTTCTATTCTTGTTTATCTCGCTCAAAACACCTATGATGCCCTTAGTCTTATAATATTGTTTGTATTTTCACTATTTTTAAAGGCTCTTTCTAAAAGTTTGCGGCTAATAAACAAAAGGTTGAGTCAGGCTGCAAACAACAAGCTTTTACATTTCCCGAGTCCATTGGAATATTCTATTGGATAAAACTTCTGATTCTTCTATTTTTGTCGAAAGCGAAGATTCCATTCTCTCAAGCAGAGCTGTTTTTTCTTCTTCATATGAAAATGTTGTGGACCATTCGAGTTGTGGCACTGCTACCATAAAGGATTCTTCCTTTTTGTTTTCATATATATATACTTTCGTCTCATGGCCATTCATAAAAGTTTTACGAATCTTCATCTTTATCTCCTTTAATAAGTGATTCATTTAGACGTTCTATCATTCCGATTACCATCATATCAAAATATACAGCCATTTGGACAGTGCACAAATTAAAAAAGCTTCTTACAATAAATGCAGGAAGCTCTCATTCAATTATGGAAAAAGGTATATTAATGTAAATTCCATTAATGATTCGATATATCTTTAACTGAGGGTTTCCATTTTTGTAAGACATGATCGCCATCTTCACCTGAGAATCCGGATGAAACTGGATGTCGGATTGAGAAGGGATGGGATTTGAATTTGGATGACTGTGATAAATGGCAAGAACCTCTTGTTCATAATGGGCTAGTTTATTGAAAACAATTTCAACGTGCTCTTGTCTGACATAAAAATTTTTATTGGTGTTGCTTTCATTTGGAAGAGCAAAGATGGACAAAATATGATCGTTCACCCCGCCGAGTATGCCGCATGCTTCTTTTGGAAGCTCCCTTTCTACAAAGTGAATGAGTTGATTATAAAGCTGTCTCGATAGCTTCATGAAAATTCCTACTTTACGTTTTCTTTTTCTTGAATAAGGAGAGGAAAGAAAAGGGATTTGATTGTGACTGATGGACGACCAGATCATTCTCTATTTTTTCCTGTTTCATTTCCTCCTTACTGATAGTCGGCAGCTCCTTGTTATCTATTTTGTTCTCAGGCTGGTTGTGGGAATTAACTTGATCCACAGATGGTGGTGCTTCCCCGTCCATGATTATCGCCTCGGATCTTGCTTCATTATGGAGGGTGGAATTGATGGATTTATTTATTTTTTTTTTTTAGCATATGCTGATTTCCATGTGATTGTTTATTATTTGATTTAGGTGCATAAATACTTTCCGCCCTCTGGATATCTCGAAATGAAAAGGAAGACGGTCTTGCTTGCTGTGAAGGTTCATAATATTGGGGTATTGGCTGGCTGGAAGAATAGTTTGGATATTGCTGCTGAGGCTGGGCATTTTGGGTATAAGGAAATTTCTTTTTCGGCTGCTGTGTTTGCGGTGGATAAGACGACTGGCTTTGTGATGCATATTGCGGTGGTGATGGCTGCTGATAAGATGTCTGGTTTTGGTTTCGGTTATCATATTGTTCGGATGCAGACTGCTGGTATGATTGCGGGGACTTAGGCTGCTCATATTGCACCGGCGCCTTCTCTACATATTCGTTTATTTCTTGATGATGGTGCTGTTCTTCCGCCTGAACGTTTTGCTCCAACAATATCTTCAATGCTTTTTGGATGTCACCAAGGATTGCATTATTGCTTTCAATCAAATTTTTCATCGGGTCAGCTGCAGGCTGTGACTTATTTGCTTCCACTGAGTGGGCAAGGACTTGAATTTTATTTGTCATGACGGAAAGCTGCTGCTGGATCCTGTCGACCATCCCTTTCAATTCATTGACTTCCTGCGACACTGCCTCGATCTCTTTTTCAAACTGTTGATTATTTTGATTCAGCTCATGAAAGAGCCTCTCGTTATCAAAGCTCATTTTGTTCAATCTCTCCTCTTTGAGACTAACCTGGCTGGTTAAATGCCGATTTGTTTTTTTCAGTTTCATATAATCATCCGTCAAATCGTTTTCCTTGTAATGTTGGACAAGCTTTTTATACTTTTTCAGCTCTTCATATAAATTTTTATACTCTGCGGACAATTGTTCGTTTCCCTGTTCCACTTTCGTCCCCCCTATTTAACTACAGGACTTTAACAATATATGTCGGCACACAGACAAGTGTGATGAACATACGCTAAGAAAAAGCAATCCCTTAATTTGTAAAGTTGGAAAAATGGCCTCGTGTCATAGGACAATAGCTTGTTTTCATCGAAAATATGCGCTTTCCCTAGTACACAAACATGCTATTTTTCATACTTTGAAACTGTAATAAAAAACTTTTGAAGGTGGTAGATTTTTTATGCAAGCACAGCCATTGCGCGGGGCTCAAGAGCTTTTGTGTATCAATGCAGAAAAAGTGTATGACTGGGTCATTCTTCAGTCAAGCGATTCAACAACCGTCACAGCAACCGGACTTGGATTGCCATCTGGATTCAATCCATGTGCCTCTGGAATTCTTGATCTAGAAGTCGCATGTATGTTGACAGATGCATCAGGAAATCCTGTTTCTTTATCAAATGGAGTGACATTTGAAGAAATCGGCGAACGTACTTCTCAGCAATTCGTCGTCGACGGAGCTCTTGTAACATTGCAAGACGTTTCTTGGGTCAAATCATTGTATGTGACCTTGGAATTCACTGGGGTATCAGGAGTGACTCCATTTGTTGTATCAAGTACTCCAATCTTATTCGAAATTCCTGAGTCTGCATTCTTGTGTGCTCCGGATGGAACTGACCTGTTGATCAGGTTGACTGATTTCTCCTGCCGTACTCGTGTAAACTGTACAGGTACAACTCTCGTCAGCGTTGATGTATTCATCAATCTTTGCCAAAGCGTTCAAACGTTTGCCAACGTCACAATCGAGCTTGAAGCAGAATTCTGTCAGCCGCGCGACATTATCAATGAACAATGTCCGTCTCCAATGATTCCGCCTCAATGCCCGGTGATCTTCCCGGCTAACGGACCAGCTGCCCGATAATAATCCTTTATTACCGTGCATACACTTTGAAGAGAGGGATTCCCTCTCTTCTTCTAATTTATATAGAATGTGGTGATATCATGAATGAAAATTCGGTGGTAGCCAAAATTCAGCAAATTAATGATCAAACCGATCATTACATAAAACAAATCCGCGAAGCCCATAAACTCTCTACCAAAGGTTCACACCTCTCTTTTGTCAGCTATTTCAGCCATTCATTGTCCGTTGCGGAAGAAAAAGGAGAAGATCATGTTCTGCTCGGCAATTATACCGTCAAAAATACAGGTACTGTCCCCATCCACTCGCCAGTTCTTTTCATTAGAATCCAATCTGACACAGAATTCTCATTTTCCGGAAAGTATAAACAAGGAAAGTCAACGGCAAATATTCAAATCCCATGGGAACGCCTCGAGGTGGAAGGATCTAATCCTTCCAGCGAATATTGGCTAAAGCCTTCCCGTGAAACCACTATTGGAGTAAATGAACAGGTCGTATTTCAGAATTTCCAGTTGAAATGGACCTACGAAAATCGGGCGCAGCTTCTTGTGGAAGGATTCACTTACAGCCAGGAGGTCAAGGAAGGAATCGCCTCATTGAACTCGATCTCGGTTCGGGGATAAATAGAAAAGGGGGGAGCTTCATTGGAAGAAAGTATGGAAAATCTGATTGAGAATGCAGTAAAGAAATATGTCCAAGATTACTTTCAGAATGAAGAAGGTGAAGGAAAGACGAATTTATATGAAGGCCAATCTGTCGTCCATGTCGACAATGGAAACCTTCCGATCGTTTTATTATATCTTTTCATGAATCAACAAAAACAATCATCGGCAGTCTCTATTCCCAAAACATCCAATCAGATGGAGATTGTCCAGGCACTCGATGAATTGATGAAGGATCAGAAAGAAAAGCTTGAAGGGCTTCTAAAAGAAATGCTCCCCTCAGATAAAAAAGGCTCCTAATCACCTTGGGAGCCTCTCTTTTTTAACAAAAGGAAATAGTCCTCTCGATTCTATTTGTCAATTTATCTGACTTTTTCTTAAAATACATATTGTTTGTGGTTAGAACGTTAGTCCGTTCCTTTCCGCTACAGGCACTTGCTTTCAGCGGGAGGGACGGGATCCTCCTCGGCTTCCTGCGGGGTCCACCGATTCCCTCTATTTCCCGCCGGAGTCAAGGCCTTCCGCTTCAATTCACTCAGCATTTCAAAATAAAACGTATATTGAAAGCCGGACAATCCCCCCTCAGTCTGGGCTGCGAGGAAGGCGAGCATCCTGCACCGGAAATTAACTTTGCACTTCCTATAAAGAATTGGATTAAACTTTACGAATAAAGCCTATTATTTAAGTAATTCAACTATTTCCTTTTCGAGTTTGGCCGGTTTTGTCTGTGGCGCGAATCTCCCCACCACTTTGCCTTCCTTGTCCACTAGAAATTTCGTGAAGTTCCACTTCACTTCCGAACCCATCATTCCTTTTTGCTCATTCGTCAAATACTTGAACAATGGATGGGCACTTTCCCCTTTTACATCTGTTTTGGCGAACATCGGGAAAGAAACGCCATAATTCACTTTGCAAAAATCCATGATCTCATCATTGCTGGAAAATTCCTGGTTCATGAATTGGTCGGAAGGGAAACCTAATATCTCCAATCCTTGATCGCTGTATTTTTCATAAAGCTCTTGCAGCCCTTCGAATTGTGGCGTAAACCCGCACTTGCTGGCAGTGTTTACGACAAGCAAAACCTTCCCCTTGTATTCGTCTAAAGAAACCTTCTCTCCATTTGGTTTATCTGCCATATAAGAATATATCTCCATTTATGAAAACCTCCGATTATTTCATTTTCATTATTTTACCTTATCCAAATTCAGATATGAAATAATAACTCTTTTCCGTAATCGGTTGTTTCTATTTGTGTATCCTTTATAATAGAAATGACGCTATATTTTAAAAAGAAGGTAATTGGATTGAAATATTTGAAACAGTGGAAAATCATTGGAGGAAGAACGGTCAAAACAGGAATAGCCGTTTTTTTTACATCATTAATATGTCATTTATTGAATTGGCCATCTGTATTTGCTGTGGTGACCTCGATTGTCACGATTGAACCGACTGCTTCGGATT
This window encodes:
- a CDS encoding peptide chain release factor 3, yielding MTLSFVEEVKSRKTFAIISHPDAGKTTLTEQLLLFGGAIRAAGTVKGKKTGKFATSDWMEIEKQRGISVTSSVMQFEYDGYRVNILDTPGHQDFSEDTYRTLMAVDSAVMIIDSAKGIEDQTIKLFKVCRMRGIPIFTFINKMDRQGKMPLELLAELEEVLGIESYPMNWPIGMGKEFLGIYDRFYNRIEQFRTDESERFLPLDADGGLAVDHPMKESSIYEQALEEVLLLNEAGNEFSRERIADGTLSPVFFGSALTNFGVQTFLETYLQFAPSPQPRKTDDGMVDPASTDFSGFVFKIQANMNPAHRDRIAFIRICSGQFERGMNVTLSRTGKSMKLSQSTQFLADDRSTVNAAVSGDIIGLYDSGTYQIGDTITTGKKTMQFEKLPQFTPELFVKVTAKNVMKQKQFHKGIHQLVQEGAIQLYKTLHTEDYILGAVGQLQFEVFEHRLKNEYNSEVNMESLGSKVARWLEDEKIDDTLSNSRSLLVKDRFDKKLFLFENDFALRWFQDKNPTIKLINPMDLSE
- a CDS encoding YueH family protein, whose translation is MKIRKTFMNGHETKVYIYENKKEESFMVAVPQLEWSTTFSYEEEKTALLERMESSLSTKIEESEVLSNRIFQWTREM
- a CDS encoding Mov34/MPN/PAD-1 family protein — encoded protein: MKLSRQLYNQLIHFVERELPKEACGILGGVNDHILSIFALPNESNTNKNFYVRQEHVEIVFNKLAHYEQEVLAIYHSHPNSNPIPSQSDIQFHPDSQVKMAIMSYKNGNPQLKIYRIINGIYINIPFSIIE
- a CDS encoding BMQ_0737 family morphogenetic spore coat protein, giving the protein MQAQPLRGAQELLCINAEKVYDWVILQSSDSTTVTATGLGLPSGFNPCASGILDLEVACMLTDASGNPVSLSNGVTFEEIGERTSQQFVVDGALVTLQDVSWVKSLYVTLEFTGVSGVTPFVVSSTPILFEIPESAFLCAPDGTDLLIRLTDFSCRTRVNCTGTTLVSVDVFINLCQSVQTFANVTIELEAEFCQPRDIINEQCPSPMIPPQCPVIFPANGPAAR
- a CDS encoding glutathione peroxidase; the protein is MEIYSYMADKPNGEKVSLDEYKGKVLLVVNTASKCGFTPQFEGLQELYEKYSDQGLEILGFPSDQFMNQEFSSNDEIMDFCKVNYGVSFPMFAKTDVKGESAHPLFKYLTNEQKGMMGSEVKWNFTKFLVDKEGKVVGRFAPQTKPAKLEKEIVELLK